In the Gemmatimonadota bacterium genome, one interval contains:
- a CDS encoding pyruvate, phosphate dikinase, producing MTAQRHAYFFGNGKADGTRDMKAVLGGKGANLAEMTNLGVPVPPGFTITCATCMEFLAAGTRATGLEDEVAQNITKLEETTGRGFGDARNPLLVSVRSGGAVSMPGMMETILNLGLNDRTVQGLAQQSGNPRFAFDSYRRFLQMYGDVVLGVPVHDFEHLLKAKRLMTGSQTDAELDEETLRNLVEEYKALIRNTTGSDFPMDVQAQLWGAIEAVWKSWTLKKAVDYRRVNAIPEDSGTAVNIVAMVYGNMGDDSGTGVAFTRDPSTGERKFYGECLINAQGEDVVAGIRTPLHIDELEQKIPGAYADLLRVQDLLERHFRDMQDLEFTVERGTLYLLQTRTGKRTAAAAIRIAGEMVDEGLITSAEAIQRVNPAHLDQLLHPVIDPSAHAKPIAVGLPASPGAASGIAVFDPDVAEQKAATGQSVILVRDETTPEDFHGIVAAKAVLTSRGGMTSHAAVVARGMGKCAVVGCKDVVVDVRNRQFTVDGHTVAEGDWITLDGGTGRVFHGDLPTIPSEVVRVTSGQMSAAAAPLYRAFSRLLDWADETRRLRVRANADTPRDARVARGFGAEGIGLCRTEHMFFEGDRIQTMREMIVARDEGGRRRALAKLLPMQRADFEAIFEAMNGYPVNIRLLDPPLHEFLPHGGEESKLLARQLKLTRQELMRIVDGLRETNPMLGHRGCRLGITFPEITEMQGRAIFEAAVRAKRRGIDVHVEIMIPLVATVKEFDHQRRILEECHSQVVRAMGEQIDYQIGTMIELPRAALTAGEIAKSAEFFSFGTNDLTQTTLGLSRDDAGRFLPLYVERGILPDDPFQTLDVTGVGKLIQLAVHDGRASRPKLKTGICGEHGGEPRSVAFCHDAGLDYVSCSPFRVPIARLAAAQAMLNQG from the coding sequence ATGACCGCTCAGCGCCACGCTTACTTCTTCGGCAACGGAAAAGCCGACGGCACCCGGGACATGAAGGCCGTGCTGGGCGGCAAGGGGGCGAACCTCGCCGAGATGACCAATCTCGGTGTGCCGGTCCCCCCGGGGTTCACGATCACCTGCGCGACCTGCATGGAGTTTCTCGCCGCCGGAACGCGCGCGACGGGACTCGAGGACGAGGTCGCGCAGAACATCACGAAGCTCGAGGAGACCACAGGGCGCGGCTTCGGCGATGCGCGGAACCCGCTCCTCGTCTCGGTCCGTTCGGGCGGCGCCGTCTCGATGCCCGGGATGATGGAGACCATCCTCAACCTCGGCCTCAACGACCGCACCGTCCAGGGGCTCGCGCAGCAGAGCGGCAATCCGCGCTTTGCCTTCGACTCGTATCGGCGCTTCTTGCAGATGTACGGCGATGTCGTCCTCGGCGTCCCCGTGCACGACTTCGAGCACCTGCTCAAGGCCAAGCGGCTGATGACGGGCTCCCAGACGGATGCGGAGCTCGACGAGGAGACGCTCCGCAACCTGGTCGAGGAGTACAAGGCCCTCATTCGCAACACTACGGGGAGCGACTTCCCCATGGATGTGCAGGCGCAGCTGTGGGGAGCAATCGAGGCCGTCTGGAAGTCGTGGACGCTCAAGAAGGCCGTCGACTATCGCAGGGTGAACGCCATCCCCGAGGACTCGGGGACCGCCGTGAACATCGTCGCGATGGTCTACGGCAACATGGGCGACGACTCCGGTACCGGCGTCGCCTTCACGCGCGATCCATCGACCGGCGAGCGCAAGTTCTACGGCGAGTGCCTGATCAACGCGCAGGGTGAGGATGTCGTCGCCGGCATTCGCACGCCGCTGCACATCGACGAACTCGAACAGAAGATCCCCGGCGCGTACGCCGACCTCCTGCGCGTGCAGGACTTGCTCGAACGCCACTTCCGTGACATGCAGGACCTGGAGTTCACGGTCGAGCGCGGGACGCTCTATCTCCTGCAGACGCGAACCGGCAAGCGCACCGCCGCCGCCGCCATCCGCATCGCCGGCGAGATGGTCGATGAGGGACTGATCACGAGCGCCGAGGCGATCCAGCGCGTCAATCCCGCGCACCTCGACCAGCTCCTGCATCCGGTCATTGATCCGTCGGCACACGCCAAGCCGATCGCGGTCGGACTCCCGGCCAGCCCGGGCGCCGCCTCCGGCATCGCCGTCTTCGACCCCGATGTCGCCGAGCAGAAGGCGGCGACCGGACAGAGCGTAATCCTCGTGCGCGACGAAACGACGCCCGAGGATTTCCACGGCATCGTCGCGGCCAAGGCCGTCCTGACCTCGCGCGGCGGCATGACATCGCACGCCGCCGTCGTGGCACGCGGCATGGGCAAGTGCGCCGTCGTCGGCTGCAAGGATGTCGTCGTCGATGTGCGCAACCGGCAGTTCACCGTCGACGGCCACACCGTAGCCGAAGGCGATTGGATCACCCTCGACGGCGGGACCGGGCGCGTCTTTCACGGCGACCTCCCCACCATTCCATCCGAGGTGGTTCGCGTAACGTCGGGGCAGATGAGCGCCGCGGCTGCTCCGCTGTATCGCGCCTTCTCCCGTCTGTTGGACTGGGCGGACGAGACGCGACGCCTGCGTGTGCGCGCCAACGCCGACACCCCGCGCGATGCACGCGTCGCGCGCGGCTTCGGCGCGGAGGGGATCGGGCTCTGTCGCACCGAGCACATGTTCTTCGAGGGCGACCGCATTCAGACGATGCGCGAGATGATCGTCGCCCGCGACGAAGGGGGACGCCGGCGCGCCCTCGCCAAGCTGCTGCCGATGCAGCGCGCAGACTTCGAGGCAATCTTCGAGGCGATGAACGGGTACCCCGTCAACATCCGCCTCCTCGATCCGCCGCTCCACGAGTTCCTCCCGCATGGCGGCGAGGAGAGCAAGCTGCTCGCCCGTCAGCTCAAGCTCACGCGTCAGGAGCTGATGCGCATCGTCGACGGCCTGCGCGAAACCAACCCGATGCTCGGACATCGCGGCTGCCGACTGGGCATCACCTTCCCCGAGATCACCGAGATGCAGGGGCGCGCGATCTTCGAGGCGGCGGTGCGCGCCAAGCGGCGCGGCATCGACGTACACGTCGAGATCATGATCCCGCTCGTCGCCACCGTGAAGGAGTTCGATCACCAGCGTCGCATCCTCGAGGAGTGTCACTCGCAGGTCGTGCGCGCCATGGGCGAGCAGATCGACTACCAGATCGGGACGATGATCGAGCTGCCGCGCGCGGCGCTGACGGCTGGCGAGATCGCGAAGTCGGCCGAGTTCTTCTCCTTCGGGACCAACGACCTCACGCAGACCACGCTGGGACTGAGCCGCGACGATGCGGGACGTTTCCTCCCGCTGTACGTCGAACGCGGCATCCTCCCCGACGATCCCTTCCAGACGCTCGATGTCACGGGCGTCGGGAAGCTGATCCAACTCGCCGTGCACGACGGGCGCGCCTCACGCCCCAAGCTCAAGACCGGGATCTGCGGCGAGCACGGTGGAGAGCCCCGCTCGGTGGCCTTCTGTCACGACGCCGGATTGGACTACGTCTCGTGCTCCCCCTTCCGCGTCCCCATCGCCCGCCTCGCCGCGGCGCAGGCCATGCTCAATCAGGGCTGA
- a CDS encoding trypsin-like peptidase domain-containing protein yields MSLRDTLAALAIAVGSACEGGAPASTPAAIAAPAQVAAANQQISASRRTAIVDAVARVAPAVVTVQTETVERVPVDVFEQFFGGRSGQQVQPGLGSGFIIRPDGVIVTNAHVVAGASRISVMLRDGTTYQATLVGMDEANDLAVIRITARNLPVATLGTSEQLLIGEWAIAIGNPFGFVLGNTEPSVTAGVVSATGRNLLGRSEGNGIYLGMIQTDASINPGNSGGPLVNAVGEVIGVNTSIYTPSGGSIGLGFAIPINRARRIVDDLLDHGSVRRPWIGEKLRNSPSDNPRDIVTAGVIVQSIIPGSPAARAGLQPGDQIVRTRGRALRNVFDWEAERLDMRVGEAVPLVVRRGGREVTLTVTVADLPEVSAPRVTVLRELELVTLTPSIRAERGLRSSRGALVVRTSDRIQNEIGLQEGDLIVQINRTTIEQAADVSRAFDAQGGRAGIRLVFERRGYFYTTDFVIQ; encoded by the coding sequence ATGAGCCTCCGCGACACGCTCGCCGCCTTGGCCATCGCCGTCGGCTCCGCCTGTGAAGGCGGCGCACCCGCCTCGACCCCCGCGGCGATCGCCGCCCCCGCGCAGGTCGCCGCCGCCAACCAGCAGATCAGCGCCTCGCGGCGCACCGCCATCGTCGACGCCGTGGCGCGGGTCGCCCCCGCCGTCGTCACCGTCCAGACCGAAACCGTCGAACGCGTCCCGGTCGACGTCTTCGAGCAGTTCTTCGGCGGGCGCTCCGGACAGCAGGTGCAACCGGGGCTTGGCTCCGGCTTCATCATTCGCCCCGACGGCGTCATCGTCACCAACGCCCACGTGGTCGCCGGCGCCAGCCGGATCTCGGTGATGCTGCGCGACGGCACCACCTACCAGGCGACGCTGGTCGGGATGGACGAGGCCAACGACCTCGCCGTCATCCGCATCACCGCCCGCAACCTCCCGGTCGCGACGTTAGGCACGTCTGAACAGCTCCTCATCGGCGAGTGGGCCATCGCCATCGGGAATCCGTTCGGCTTCGTGCTCGGCAACACCGAGCCAAGCGTGACCGCTGGGGTGGTGAGCGCGACGGGACGCAATCTGCTGGGCCGCTCCGAGGGGAACGGCATCTATCTCGGGATGATCCAGACCGACGCCTCGATCAACCCGGGCAACTCCGGGGGGCCGCTCGTCAATGCGGTGGGCGAGGTGATCGGCGTCAACACGTCGATCTACACGCCCAGCGGCGGATCGATCGGGCTGGGCTTCGCCATCCCGATCAATCGCGCGCGACGGATCGTCGACGACCTGCTGGACCATGGCAGCGTGCGACGCCCCTGGATCGGGGAGAAGCTGCGCAACTCTCCCAGCGACAACCCGCGCGACATCGTCACGGCGGGCGTCATCGTACAATCGATCATCCCCGGGTCGCCAGCGGCGCGCGCCGGGTTGCAGCCGGGGGACCAGATCGTGCGAACGCGTGGCCGCGCCCTGCGCAACGTCTTCGACTGGGAGGCCGAGCGCCTCGACATGCGCGTGGGCGAAGCGGTGCCGCTGGTGGTGCGGCGAGGCGGGCGCGAGGTCACACTCACCGTCACCGTCGCCGACCTCCCCGAGGTCAGCGCGCCCCGCGTGACGGTGCTGCGCGAACTCGAACTCGTCACCCTCACGCCGTCCATTCGCGCCGAGCGCGGGCTGCGCAGCAGCCGGGGGGCGCTGGTCGTGCGCACGAGCGATCGCATCCAGAACGAGATCGGGCTGCAGGAGGGCGACCTCATCGTCCAGATCAACCGCACGACCATCGAGCAGGCCGCCGACGTCTCGCGCGCCTTCGACGCCCAGGGAGGCCGCGCCGGCATCCGCCTGGTCTTCGAACGGCGTGGCTACTTCTACACCACCGACTTCGTGATCCAGTGA
- a CDS encoding phosphoribosylaminoimidazolesuccinocarboxamide synthase → MIGAVIATTTLPLRPHRRGKVRDVYELDDDRLLIVATDRVSAFDVVMRETVPFKGIVLTQLTAWWLRQLEPMVPHHMLGTAIDPIVDEYPALGPHREILRGRIMVSRRTDVFPVECVMRGYLSGSAWKEYLAAGTLAGEALPAGLLESSRLDPSIFSPATKAESGHDENITIGQMASVVGAREAAELERLSRAIYDFACRTAEPRGIIIADTKFEFGRVGGKTILIDEVLTPDSSRFWPADQYAPGRPQPSYDKQPLRDYLDGERKAGRWNGDSPPPDLPEAVVAATSARYLDAFRRITGAPLDVTTLP, encoded by the coding sequence ATGATTGGCGCCGTTATCGCCACTACGACGCTCCCGCTGCGCCCGCATCGGCGCGGGAAGGTGCGCGACGTGTATGAACTCGACGACGACCGCTTGCTCATCGTCGCCACCGACCGCGTGTCCGCCTTCGACGTGGTGATGCGCGAGACGGTCCCGTTCAAGGGGATCGTCCTGACGCAGCTCACGGCGTGGTGGCTCAGGCAGCTCGAGCCGATGGTCCCGCACCACATGCTGGGCACCGCGATTGACCCGATCGTCGACGAGTACCCGGCGTTAGGCCCGCACCGCGAGATCCTGCGCGGACGCATCATGGTCTCCCGGCGCACCGACGTCTTCCCGGTCGAGTGCGTGATGCGTGGCTACCTCTCGGGGTCGGCATGGAAGGAATACCTGGCCGCGGGAACGCTGGCCGGCGAAGCCCTCCCGGCCGGGCTGCTCGAGAGTTCACGCCTCGACCCGTCGATCTTCTCGCCGGCGACCAAGGCCGAGAGCGGACACGACGAGAACATCACCATCGGCCAGATGGCCTCCGTCGTTGGCGCGCGCGAGGCAGCCGAGCTCGAGCGCCTCTCCCGGGCGATCTACGACTTCGCCTGTCGCACCGCCGAGCCGCGCGGGATCATCATCGCCGACACCAAGTTCGAGTTCGGTCGGGTGGGGGGAAAGACGATCCTCATCGATGAAGTGCTCACGCCCGACAGTTCGCGCTTCTGGCCCGCCGACCAGTACGCGCCGGGACGCCCGCAGCCCAGCTACGACAAGCAGCCACTGCGCGACTATCTCGACGGCGAACGCAAGGCGGGGCGCTGGAACGGCGACTCCCCGCCGCCAGACCTCCCCGAGGCCGTCGTCGCTGCGACGAGTGCCCGATACCTCGATGCTTTCCGCCGAATCACCGGCGCCCCCCTCGACGTGACCACGCTCCCGTGA
- the purQ gene encoding phosphoribosylformylglycinamidine synthase subunit PurQ, which produces MKFGIVTFPGSNCDDDAYVAVTQALGEDAVRLWHKDHDLQGSDVIILPGGFSYGDYLRAGAIARFSPIMREVIAHADRGGPVLGICNGFQIACEAHLLPGALLRNASLQFVSEMVTLRVESSSTRFTNRYQPGQLLRIPVAHGDGRFTIAEDGLKALEDAGQVVFRYADASGAITTAANPNASLDNIAGIINARGNVLGMMPHPERAVDARLGSADGLALFESMLAAVAA; this is translated from the coding sequence GTGAAGTTCGGCATCGTCACCTTCCCAGGCTCCAACTGCGACGACGACGCCTACGTCGCCGTGACTCAGGCGTTAGGCGAGGATGCCGTGCGCCTGTGGCACAAGGATCACGACCTGCAGGGGAGCGACGTCATCATCCTCCCGGGCGGCTTCAGCTATGGCGACTACCTGCGCGCCGGCGCCATCGCCCGCTTCTCGCCCATCATGCGTGAAGTGATTGCCCACGCCGATCGTGGTGGCCCCGTGCTCGGTATCTGCAACGGCTTCCAGATCGCCTGCGAAGCGCACCTGCTCCCAGGGGCGCTGCTGCGCAACGCCTCGCTCCAGTTCGTGAGCGAGATGGTGACGCTGCGCGTCGAATCATCGAGCACGCGCTTCACCAACCGCTACCAGCCGGGACAGCTCCTCCGCATCCCGGTCGCGCACGGCGACGGACGCTTCACCATCGCCGAGGATGGCCTCAAGGCGCTCGAAGACGCCGGACAGGTCGTCTTCCGCTACGCCGACGCCTCCGGGGCCATCACCACCGCGGCCAATCCGAACGCCTCGCTCGACAACATCGCGGGAATCATCAATGCGCGCGGCAACGTGCTCGGGATGATGCCGCACCCCGAGCGCGCCGTGGATGCGCGCCTCGGAAGCGCCGATGGACTCGCCCTCTTCGAGAGCATGCTCGCCGCCGTTGCGGCCTGA
- the purS gene encoding phosphoribosylformylglycinamidine synthase subunit PurS, which translates to MSRFRVAVHIVPRRGILDPQGKAVSDALHSLGFAGVGDVHVGRHLVLDIDAADAAGAGEQVRTMCDKLLANPVTEDYEIAGVTPA; encoded by the coding sequence ATGTCCCGCTTTCGCGTTGCCGTGCACATCGTCCCCCGACGGGGCATTCTCGATCCCCAGGGCAAGGCGGTCTCCGATGCCCTGCACTCCCTCGGCTTCGCCGGCGTGGGCGACGTCCACGTCGGACGACATCTCGTGCTCGATATCGATGCGGCCGACGCCGCCGGTGCGGGCGAGCAGGTGCGTACCATGTGTGACAAGCTCCTGGCCAACCCGGTCACGGAGGACTACGAAATTGCCGGAGTGACCCCCGCGTGA
- a CDS encoding adenylosuccinate lyase, whose amino-acid sequence MLALWSPQRRHGLWRRLWLALAEAERSLGVPIPDEAISQMRAHLDDIDFTAVASYEKRFRHDVMAHVHAFGDVAPAARGFIHYGATSCYVTDNAELILMREGLALLRAKVVDALRELAGFARTWRDQPTLGYTHLQPAQLTTVGKRAALWMQDLVLDLAELDHRVSTLPFRGVKGTTGTQASFLEIFGGDHAKVRELDRRVCAAMGFATSIPVSGQTYTRKIDAQVLGVVAGIAASAAKFASDLRMLQAFGEIEEPFEKEQIGSSAMAYKRNPMRCERINSLARFVASLEPNANQTHAVQYFERTLDDSANRRLVIPESFLATDAILVLLTNVAGGLEVHPARITARVRDELPFMATEELIVRAVRAGKSRQDAHEVIRVHSIAAARAMKDEGVANDMLERLTRDPAFGVAMDDITAALDASRFVGRAPQQVDDFLAEVVDPLLAGLDAPAKREEVRV is encoded by the coding sequence ATGCTCGCCCTCTGGTCGCCGCAGCGGCGCCACGGGCTCTGGCGCCGACTCTGGCTCGCGCTCGCCGAGGCCGAGCGGTCGTTAGGCGTGCCGATTCCCGACGAGGCGATCTCGCAGATGCGCGCGCACCTCGACGACATCGACTTCACGGCCGTGGCGTCGTACGAGAAGCGCTTTCGCCACGACGTGATGGCCCACGTGCACGCCTTTGGCGACGTGGCCCCCGCCGCCCGCGGCTTCATCCACTACGGCGCGACGTCGTGTTACGTCACCGACAACGCTGAACTGATCCTGATGCGCGAGGGGCTCGCCTTGCTCCGCGCCAAGGTCGTCGATGCGTTGCGGGAACTCGCCGGCTTCGCGCGCACCTGGCGCGACCAACCCACGCTGGGGTACACGCACCTGCAGCCGGCCCAGCTCACGACCGTGGGCAAGCGCGCTGCCCTCTGGATGCAGGACCTCGTCCTCGACCTCGCCGAACTCGATCATCGCGTGTCGACCCTTCCCTTCCGCGGCGTGAAGGGAACGACCGGCACGCAGGCCTCCTTCCTCGAGATCTTCGGCGGCGATCACGCCAAGGTGCGCGAACTCGACCGGCGCGTCTGCGCCGCGATGGGGTTTGCCACGTCGATCCCGGTGAGCGGGCAGACCTACACACGGAAGATCGACGCGCAGGTGCTCGGGGTGGTTGCCGGCATCGCCGCCAGCGCCGCCAAGTTCGCCTCTGACCTGCGCATGCTGCAGGCGTTTGGGGAAATCGAGGAACCGTTCGAGAAGGAGCAGATCGGGTCGTCGGCGATGGCCTACAAGCGCAATCCCATGCGCTGCGAACGCATCAACTCGCTGGCCCGCTTCGTCGCCTCCCTGGAGCCGAACGCCAACCAGACGCACGCCGTGCAGTACTTCGAGCGCACGCTCGACGACTCGGCCAACCGGCGCCTGGTCATCCCCGAGAGCTTCCTCGCCACCGACGCGATCCTTGTCCTGCTCACCAACGTGGCCGGCGGCCTCGAGGTCCACCCGGCGCGCATCACCGCACGGGTACGTGACGAACTCCCCTTCATGGCGACCGAGGAGCTCATCGTGCGCGCCGTGCGCGCGGGGAAGAGTCGCCAGGACGCGCACGAAGTGATCCGCGTCCACAGCATCGCCGCCGCCCGCGCCATGAAGGACGAGGGCGTGGCCAACGACATGCTCGAGCGGCTCACCCGCGACCCGGCATTCGGCGTCGCCATGGACGACATCACCGCCGCCCTCGACGCCAGTCGCTTCGTGGGTCGTGCCCCCCAACAGGTCGACGACTTCCTCGCCGAGGTGGTCGATCCCCTCCTCGCCGGACTCGATGCTCCCGCCAAGCGGGAGGAGGTACGTGTATGA
- a CDS encoding zf-TFIIB domain-containing protein: MDHRKTPTPNRAEDEYFVKQDAELIKEQRARLDAERAKAERQSHYGKCPKCGAGLVETDFHHIKIDRCPECKGVWFDHGEVEMLEHVDQSQVRSFVRSMFGLKW, encoded by the coding sequence ATGGATCACCGGAAGACCCCCACGCCGAACCGCGCCGAGGACGAGTACTTCGTCAAGCAGGACGCCGAGTTGATCAAGGAGCAGCGCGCCCGCCTCGACGCCGAACGCGCCAAGGCCGAGCGCCAGTCGCACTACGGGAAGTGCCCCAAGTGCGGCGCCGGGCTCGTCGAGACCGACTTTCACCACATCAAGATCGACCGCTGCCCCGAGTGCAAGGGCGTCTGGTTCGATCACGGTGAGGTCGAAATGCTCGAGCACGTCGACCAGAGCCAGGTGCGCAGCTTCGTACGCTCCATGTTCGGGCTCAAGTGGTAA
- a CDS encoding amidophosphoribosyltransferase, with protein sequence MCGIFGVFGPERAAEITHLGLYSLQHRGQESAGIVAVDGDSVARGTRKMGLVGEGLSAKEMESLAGRIAIGHTRYSTAGSSTIENAQPVLARFKGGHIALAHNGNLTNALEIRAKLEDSGSIFASTMDSEVIVHRLARATEGLPEHMLAEALRGIDGAYCLVVAIGETLLAARDPRGWRPLVVGSLGDGYVFASETCALDIVGAQLIREVLPGEIIAVDSDGMRSFQAEPSRQLHRCVFEHVYFARPDSYVFGGSVDRARRALGHQLAKEQPAPTADLVFAVPDSSNAAALGFAEQSGLPLELALIRNHYVGRTFIQPTQAGRDAKVKVKFNPVREVLAGKSVVMVDDSIVRGTTTRGLVALVRGAGAREVHMRVSSPPIIGPCYYGIDTPNREELIAANNSIDEIAKLIGVDSLGYLSLDGMLQAVPGGPDGFCHACFSGEYPTPAPSVPVKLRYGRREVVGV encoded by the coding sequence ATGTGCGGCATCTTTGGAGTGTTCGGCCCGGAGCGTGCAGCGGAAATCACGCACCTCGGACTCTACTCGCTGCAACACCGCGGGCAGGAATCGGCCGGCATCGTCGCCGTCGATGGCGATTCGGTCGCGCGCGGTACGCGCAAGATGGGACTGGTCGGTGAGGGATTGTCGGCCAAGGAGATGGAGTCGCTCGCCGGACGCATCGCGATTGGCCACACGCGGTACAGCACCGCGGGCTCCTCCACCATCGAGAACGCGCAGCCCGTCCTGGCGCGCTTCAAGGGCGGACACATCGCCCTCGCGCATAACGGCAACCTCACCAACGCCCTCGAGATCCGCGCCAAGCTCGAGGACTCCGGGTCGATCTTCGCGTCGACCATGGACTCGGAGGTGATCGTCCATCGACTGGCCAGGGCCACCGAAGGACTGCCGGAGCACATGTTGGCCGAGGCCCTGCGCGGCATCGATGGCGCGTACTGCCTCGTGGTGGCCATCGGCGAGACGCTGCTGGCGGCGCGCGACCCGCGCGGCTGGCGACCGCTCGTGGTGGGATCGCTCGGCGACGGCTACGTCTTTGCCTCGGAGACCTGTGCGCTCGACATCGTCGGTGCGCAGCTCATCCGCGAGGTGCTGCCCGGGGAGATCATCGCCGTCGATTCCGACGGGATGCGCTCGTTCCAGGCCGAACCATCCCGTCAGCTGCATCGCTGCGTCTTCGAGCACGTCTACTTCGCTCGCCCCGATTCCTACGTCTTTGGCGGATCGGTCGACCGGGCACGACGCGCCCTCGGCCACCAACTGGCCAAGGAACAACCGGCGCCCACCGCCGACCTGGTCTTCGCCGTCCCCGACTCATCCAACGCCGCAGCGCTCGGCTTCGCCGAGCAGTCGGGACTCCCGCTCGAACTGGCGCTCATCCGCAACCACTACGTCGGACGCACCTTCATCCAGCCGACGCAGGCAGGACGCGACGCCAAGGTGAAGGTGAAGTTCAACCCGGTGCGCGAGGTGCTCGCCGGCAAGAGCGTCGTAATGGTCGACGACTCGATCGTGCGCGGCACCACCACCCGCGGCCTCGTGGCCCTGGTGCGCGGCGCCGGGGCCCGTGAGGTGCACATGCGCGTCTCCTCGCCGCCCATCATCGGACCGTGCTACTACGGCATCGACACGCCCAATCGGGAAGAACTGATCGCCGCCAACAACTCGATCGACGAGATCGCGAAGCTCATTGGCGTCGATTCGCTCGGCTACCTGTCGCTGGACGGCATGCTGCAAGCCGTTCCGGGCGGGCCGGATGGCTTCTGTCACGCCTGCTTCTCCGGTGAATACCCGACACCCGCGCCCAGCGTCCCGGTGAAGCTTCGCTACGGTCGCCGTGAGGTCGTCGGCGTCTAG
- the pssA gene encoding CDP-diacylglycerol--serine O-phosphatidyltransferase — MRRPQPRRAVVLLPNGFTLANLFFGVFAIVAASRGDFSRAVSYIVFGGVADALDGRIARATNSGSRFGEELDSLVDAISFGFAPTMIIYFAVFNQAGWDWIFCFMFTMCAVIRLARFNVEQAGRKKTHFTGLPSPAAGGTLATYYWFSQTDLYTQTMIADLPWHQMLRFIMLGLSFLMISNVQYAAMPTIGYRSIRQILGSLLVIGTIFGVIFLPKQFFFPAAMAYVLYGLVATVFIGLLDRLPGREDAAHEEDEADFAAHEEPDEHDEYAVAATPRPAPDDAGATEARRRRRRRRPRGPRPGSSPGPSSDVPPPSNPTEE; from the coding sequence GTGCGCCGTCCGCAGCCTCGCCGCGCGGTCGTCCTCCTCCCGAACGGGTTCACGCTCGCGAACCTGTTCTTCGGCGTCTTCGCGATCGTCGCCGCGTCGCGCGGCGACTTCTCGCGGGCGGTGTCGTACATCGTCTTCGGGGGTGTGGCCGATGCCCTCGACGGGCGCATCGCTCGCGCCACCAACAGCGGGAGTCGCTTCGGCGAGGAGCTCGACTCCCTGGTCGACGCGATCTCGTTCGGCTTCGCGCCCACGATGATCATCTACTTCGCCGTCTTCAATCAGGCGGGGTGGGATTGGATCTTCTGCTTCATGTTCACGATGTGCGCCGTGATTCGCCTGGCGCGCTTCAACGTCGAGCAGGCGGGGCGCAAGAAGACGCACTTCACCGGCCTCCCCTCGCCCGCGGCCGGAGGGACCCTCGCCACGTACTACTGGTTCAGCCAGACCGACCTGTATACGCAGACGATGATCGCCGACCTCCCCTGGCACCAGATGCTGCGCTTCATCATGCTCGGCCTGAGCTTCCTGATGATCAGCAACGTGCAGTATGCGGCCATGCCGACCATCGGGTATCGCAGCATCCGCCAGATCCTCGGCTCGCTCCTCGTCATCGGCACCATCTTCGGGGTCATCTTCCTCCCCAAGCAGTTCTTCTTCCCTGCGGCGATGGCCTACGTGCTGTACGGACTGGTGGCCACCGTCTTCATCGGGCTGCTCGATCGCCTCCCCGGCCGCGAGGACGCGGCGCACGAGGAGGACGAGGCAGACTTCGCGGCGCATGAAGAGCCCGACGAGCACGACGAGTATGCGGTCGCCGCCACGCCGCGCCCCGCTCCGGATGATGCCGGTGCCACCGAGGCGCGCCGTCGCCGTCGGCGGCGCCGCCCGCGCGGCCCGCGTCCCGGCTCGTCGCCAGGCCCGTCGTCCGACGTACCTCCGCCTTCCAACCCTACCGAGGAATAA
- a CDS encoding phosphatidylserine decarboxylase family protein, with protein MLIAAALAAVGYAAALGRRSWPLWLLALVLTLLAIWVAYFFRDPERTGERGQDLVISPADGRVVMITEVDEPAFLHGRALRISIFMNVFNVHVNRYPVSGTVKFVHYNPGKFLNAATEKSSLENEQMSVGLEHNGTRILVRQIAGLIARRIVTYSREGEAVEQAERMGIIRFGSRVDVFLPTTATPNVKVGQTTFAGTTLIARLGGR; from the coding sequence ATGCTCATCGCGGCGGCCCTTGCGGCCGTCGGTTACGCCGCCGCTCTCGGACGCCGCTCGTGGCCGCTCTGGCTGCTGGCCCTCGTCCTCACCCTGCTCGCCATCTGGGTCGCCTACTTCTTCCGCGACCCCGAACGCACCGGCGAGCGCGGGCAGGACCTCGTCATCTCGCCAGCCGACGGGCGCGTCGTCATGATCACCGAGGTCGACGAACCCGCCTTCCTGCACGGGCGCGCGCTGCGCATCTCCATCTTCATGAATGTCTTCAACGTGCACGTGAACCGCTATCCGGTCTCCGGCACGGTGAAGTTTGTGCACTACAACCCCGGGAAGTTCCTCAACGCCGCCACCGAGAAATCGAGCCTCGAGAACGAGCAGATGTCGGTGGGGCTCGAGCACAACGGCACGCGCATCCTGGTGCGGCAGATCGCCGGCCTCATCGCCCGCCGTATCGTGACCTACAGCCGTGAGGGCGAAGCGGTCGAACAGGCCGAGCGCATGGGGATCATCCGCTTCGGCTCACGCGTCGACGTCTTCCTCCCCACGACGGCCACGCCGAACGTGAAGGTCGGGCAGACCACCTTCGCCGGAACCACGCTCATCGCCCGACTGGGAGGCCGGTGA